The proteins below are encoded in one region of Elgaria multicarinata webbii isolate HBS135686 ecotype San Diego chromosome 8, rElgMul1.1.pri, whole genome shotgun sequence:
- the LOC134403184 gene encoding plasma membrane calcium-transporting ATPase 1-like, with amino-acid sequence MVMPVQLVAEDFKITLPELRNLMELRKKDAVTKIKEMYGDIFEICNRLQTSPMNGISANQQELELRRSVFGNNFIPPKKPLTFLELVWEALQDMTLCVLEVAAIISLGLSFYNPPGGSMATCHAHGFEEEEVGGEADWIEGSAILLSVVCVVIVTAFNDWSKENQFRGLQNRIEKEHLFTVIRRGELEQVAVADLVVGDIAQIKYGDLLPADGLLLQGHDLKIDESSLTGESDHVKKSLTGDPMLLSGTHVMEGSGKMVITAVGINSQTGIILTLLGVGEEKEKEKPTDKTHTKADNSPGKSENAKKVCEDATETNETQQHPTKPKTHKKEKSVLQAKLTRLAVQIGKAGLAMSIITVIVLIVFFLVQTFVIEKRVWTIECTPVYIQYFVKFFIIGVTILVVAVPEGLPLAVTISLAYSVKKMMKDNNLVRHLDACETMGNATAICSDKTGTLTMNRMTVVQIFIGGTHYKVVPAPDLIHPTMLMYLLESISVNCAYTSKILPPEKRGGLPCQIGNKTECALLALLLELDLDYEAVRTKIPEEKLHKVYTFNSDRKSMSTVLKNADGSYQLFSKGASEILLQKCNRLLNAVGREDPFSKKDRENVMKNVISPMASEGLRTICLAFRHFPAGPSEPVWDNEDDIIKELTCIGIVGIEDPVRPEVPDAIRKCQNAGIVVRMVTGDNINTARAIAAKCGILRPGETFVCLEGTDFNRLIRGLDGEIKQELLDRIWPTLCVLARSSPTDKYNLVEGIINSNITEERQVVAVTGDGTNDGPALKKADVGFAMGIAGTDVAKEASDIILTDDNFSSIVKAVMWGRNVYDSISKFLQFQLTVNVVAVIVAFTGACVTQNSPLKAVQMLWVNLIMDTFASLALATEKPTEALLKRKPYGRDKPLISRTMLKNIVFQAIYQLVVVFVLVFAGEKLFDVENGRLAPMQSPPTQHYTIVFNTFVMMQIFNEVNARKIHGERNVFSGIFTNSIFCFVTVGTLITQIIIVEVGGKPFSCTKLTLEQWLWSIFFGFGTLLWGQLIISIPNRYLCCLKAVGGGPLKQEIIEELPEETTAIDYGQRELRHSQILWFRGLSRIQAQSKVVKAFRVEYDIHTINASCRKRYCRQLAL; translated from the exons ATGGTGATGCCAGTTCAGCTTGTGGCAGAGGACTTCAAAATTACTCTCCCAGAGCTGCGAAATCTGATGGAATTACGAAAGAAAGATGCAgtgacaaaaataaaagaaatgtatgGTGACATCTTTGAAATCTGTAACCGGCTGCAGACCTCTCCTATGAATGGGATATCGGCTAACCAGCAAGAATTAGAGTTAAGGAGATCTGTCTTTGGAAATAACTTCATACCTCCTAAAAAGCCCCTAACTTTCCTAGAATTAGTATGGGAAGCACTGCAGGATATGACTTTATGTGTCTTAGAAGTTGCAGCCATCATATCATTAGGACTTTCATTTTATAATCCACCAGGAGGAAGTATGGCAACATGTCATGCACAtggttttgaagaagaagaagtaggagGGGAGGCTGATTGGATTGAAGGTTCTGCAATACTTTTGTCAGTAGTTTGTGTAGTGATAGTGACTGCTTTCAATGACTGGAGTAAGGAAAATCAATTTAGGGGGTTGCAGAATCGCATTGAAAAGGAACATTTGTTTACGGTTATCCGCAGAGGAGAGTTAGAACAAGTGGCAGTAGCTGACTTAGTGGTTGGGGACATTGCACAGATCAAATATGGTGACCTTCTACCAGCTGATGGTTTGCTTCTCCAAGGGCATGATCTGAAAATTGATGAGAGCTCCCTCACAGGGGAATCAGATCATGTCAAGAAATCTTTGACTGGGGACCCTATGTTGCTTTCAGGTACCCATGTGATGGAAGGCTCTGGAAAGATGGTTATTACAGCTGTCGGTATAAACTCGCAAACAGGAATTATCCTCACTTTACTTGGAgtgggagaggagaaagagaaagagaaaccgacagacaaaacacacacaaaagcagatAACTCTCCTGGGAAGAGCGAGAATGCCAAAAAGGTGTGTGAAGATGCAACCGAAACAAACGAAACGCAACAACATCCAACGAAACCaaagacacacaaaaaagaaaaatcagttcTACAAGCAAAACTCACCAGATTAGCAGTTCAGATAGGCAAAGCAGGACTGGCAATGTCTATAATTACCGTTATTGTCCTTATAGTCTTTTTTTTAGTTCAAACTTTTGTGATTGAGAAGCGTGTTTGGACTATTGAATGTACACCAGTTTACATACAATATTTTGTGAAGTTCTTTATTATTGGTGTTACAATCTTGGTCGTAGCAGTGCCAGAGGGCCTTCCACTTGCTGTCACCATCTCACTTGCCTACTCTGTGAAGAAAATGATGAAAGATAATAATCTAGTGAGACATTTGGATGCCTGTGAAACTATGGGTAATGCAACTGCAATTTGTTCAGATAAAACAGGAACCTTAACCATGAACAGAATGACTGTAGTCCAGATTTTCATTGGTGGCACACATTATAAAGTTGTTCCTGCACCTGATTTAATTCACCCAACCATGTTGATGTATCTGCTTGAAAGTATTTCTGTAAATTGTGCTTATACGTCTAAAATCCTGCCTCCTGAAAAACGGGGAGGCCTGCCCTGTCAAATTGGGAATAAAACTGAATGTGCTTTACTGGCCCTGCTTTTGGAATTAGATCTGGATTATGAGGCTGTAAGGACTAAGATACCAGAGGAGAAGCTGCATAAAGTGTACACTTTCAATTCCGACAGGAAATCTATGAGCACAGTTTTGAAAAATGCTGATGGTAGTTATCAACTGTTCAGCAAAGGTGCTTCTGAAATACTCCTTCAAAAATGCAACCGACTATTGAATGCTGTTGGAAGAGAAGACCCCTTTTCAAAAAAAGACCGGGAAAACGTAATGAAAAATGTGATTTCACCGATGGCCTCAGAGGGTCTTCGAACCATATGTCTAGCTTTCAGACATTTCCCGGCTGGCCCTTCAGAACCAGTATGGGACAACGAGGATGATATTATCAAGGAGTTGACGTGTATTGGAATTGTAGGTATTGAAGATCCGGTGAGACCTGAAGTTCCTGATGCAATAAGAAAATGTCAGAATGCTGGCATAGTTGTGCGTATGGTCACTGGAGATAACATAAACACCGCTCGCGCAATTGCTGCAAAATGTGGCATCCTGCGACCCGGAGAGACATTTGTGTGCTTAGAGGGGACAGATTTTAATAGACTGATACGTGGTCTGGATGGGGAGATTAAACAAGAGCTTCTTGACAGGATTTGGCCTACACTTTGTGTGCTTGCAAGGTCCTCACCTACTGACAAGTACAACTTAGTGGAAGGGATAATTAACAGTAATATCACAGAAGAAAGGCAAGTGGTAGCAGTAACTGGTGATGGCACTAATGATGGGCCTGCATTAAAAAAAGCTGATGTTGGCTTTGCAATGGGTATTGCTGGAACAGATGTAGCTAAAGAAGCCTCTGATATCATTCTCACTGATGACAACTTCTCCAGCATTGTTAAAGCGGTTATGTGGGGTAGGAATGTCTATGACAGCATTTCCAAATTCCTCCAGTTTCAGCTTACTGTCAATGTAGTAGCAGTGATAGTTGCTTTTACGGGAGCCTGCGTCACCCAGAATTCCCCTCTGAAAGCTGTTCAGATGCTGTGGGTCAATCTCATTATGGATACATTTGCTTCTCTTGCTTTAGCCACAGAAAAGCCAACCGAAGCCCTATTGAAACGAAAGCCTTATGGCAGAGACAAACCCCTTATCTCTCGTACAATGCTGAAAAATATTGTGTTCCAAGCCATTTATCAGCTTGTAGTTGTCTTTGTGCTTGTGTTTGCAGGTGAAAAACTATTTGATGTCGAAAACGGACGGCTTGCACCAATGCAGTCCCCACCTACCCAGCATTACACTATTGTCTTTAACACATTTGTAATGATGCAGATTTTTAATGAAGTCAATGCACGAAAGATTCATGGGGAAAGGAATGTTTTTTCAGGGATATTCACCAATAGCATCTTCTGTTTTGTCACTGTGGGAACACTGATAACACAGATCATCATTGTTGAGGTGGGAGGCAAGCCCTTTAGCTGTACAAAGCTTACGCTTGAGCAATGGTTATGGTCAATCTTCTTTGGCTTTGGGACATTGCTCTGGGGACAGTTGATCATTAGTATTCCAAACAGGTATCTTTGCTGCCTGAAGGCAGTAGGTGGGGGGCCACTAAAACAGGAAATTATTGAAGAACTACCTGAAGAGACAACAGCAATTGACTATGGACAGCGGGAACTGCGTCACAGTCAGATTTTGTGGTTTCGGGGCCTGAGCAGAATACAAGCTCAGAGCAAAGTGGTGAAAGCCTTTC GAGTAGAGTATGACatacacacaataaatgcctcatgtagaaagaggTATTGTAGACAACTGGCCTTATAA